In a genomic window of Meleagris gallopavo isolate NT-WF06-2002-E0010 breed Aviagen turkey brand Nicholas breeding stock chromosome 1, Turkey_5.1, whole genome shotgun sequence:
- the FAM3C gene encoding protein FAM3C: MRIAGAAKLIVVIAIFLLTFYVISQVFEIKMEANLGHIFARSALDAAARSTKPPRYKCGISKACPEKHFAFKMASGAANVVGPKICVEDNVLMSGVKNNVGRGINVALVNGKTGEPLDTKFFDMWGGDVAPFIEFLKSIQDGTIVLMGTYDDGATKLNEEARKLIAELGSTSITNLAFRDNWVFCGGKGIKTKSPFEQHIKNNKDTNKYEGWPEVVEMEGCIPQKQD, translated from the exons ATGAGAATAGCAG GTGCTGCAAAGTTGATAGTAGTCAtagcaatatttttattgaCATTTTATGTCATATCTCAagtgtttgaaataaaaatggaagcaaactTAGGACACATATTTG ctAGATCAGCATTGGATGCAGCTGCACGCT ctaCAAAACCTCCAAGATACAAATGTGGGATCTCTAAAGCTTGtcctgaaaaacattttgcattcaAAATGGCAAGTGGAGCAGCAAATGTAGTTGGACCTAAAATTTGCGTAGAAGATAACGT attaaTGAGTggagttaaaaataatgttgGCAGAGGAATAAATGTGGCCTTAGTCAATG gtaAAACAGGAGAACCGTTAGACACTAAATTCTTTGACATGTGGGGAGGAG atgtgGCACCATTTATTGAATTTCTCAAATCCATACAGGATGGAACCATTGTGCTAATGGGAACATACGATGATGGTGCAACCAA GCTTAATGAGGAAGCACGGAAACTGATTGCTGAACTGGGCAGCACATCTATCACTAACCTTGCCTTTAGAGACAATTGGGTCTTCTGTGGTGGAAAAGGAATTAAAACTAAAAGTCCTTTTGAGCAG CACATAAAGAACAACAAGGACACAAACAAATACGAAGGCTGGCCAGAAGTTGTTGAGATGGAAGGTTGTATCCCTCAGAAGCAAGACTAA